CGGTCGGGTCGTGCAGCGCCTGACGGGCCAGCATCGCGGTGCCCACCGGGTGCAGCGTGTCGACGAACCGCACCCGGCACAGGTCCACCGGGGTCAGCTGAAGGCGAAGCATAGAAGCAGCGTGCCGGTATTCGGCGAGGGCCGAAAGGGTTGACCCCGCCGCACCCGGCTCACCACTGTGGACGTCGGATCCACGAAGGGGGCGGGGCGTGCGGCGGACGATGGCGGTGCTGACGGGACTCTGCCTGCTCATCCTCGGCGCGGCGTGCGGTGATGAGCGGGGGCATACCCGGGCGACTCCGTCCCCGCCCCCGTCGGTCGTGACCGAGCGGCCGGCGGCCGGCGACCATCGGTTGGCCCTGCGACACGACGGGACGGACCGCGCCTACCTCCTGCACGCCCCGCCCGGCTACGACCCGGCCACGCCGCTCCCGCTGGTGATCGTGCTGCACTTCTACCCCGGCGACGGGGAGGCGATGCGCCAGATGGTGGGCCTGGACGCCAAGGCCGACCGGGAACAGGCGCTCGTCGCCTACCCGGACGGCCGGTACGGCGGCTTCAACGCCCTGATCTGCTGCGGATCGTCGGACGACGTCGGGTTCCTCAAGGCGCTCACCGCGCACCTGGTCGAGACGTGGCGGGCCGACCCGGACCGGGTCTACCTCACCGGCATCTCCAACGGCGGTGACATGAGTTTTCGGGCCGCGGTCGAGGCCGAGGGACTGTTCGCGGCGATCGGCGTGGTCAGCGGCGGCTACAGCGGGCCGCGGACGGCCGCCGAGAACTACGTGCCGAAACACCCGGTCTCGGTCATCACCTTCATCGGCGGTCAGGACGTCTACGCCGCCATTTTCACCGAGGGCGTGCGGACCTGGCAGCGGCGGCTGGGCTGCCGGCCGGCGCCCGGACAGCGGCCCATGTCGTCCACCCGGATCTCCCGGACCGACGCACGCTGCCCGGACGGCAGCGACGTCACCGTCTACACGATCCCGGAAATGGGTCATTCGTGGCCCGGAGCGGCCTCCGGTCAGCTCGCCGCGCCGCGGGCGGGTGTGGTGGCCACCGACCTCATCTGGGCCTTCTTCGCCGCCCACCCCAGGCGGGCCTGACCCCCGGCGGGTCGAGCCGCCCGTCACAGGCGCAGCAGCATTCGGGTGTTGCCGAGCGTGTTCGGCTTGACCCGTTCCAGGTCGAGGAACTCGGCGACACCCTCGTCGTACGAGCGCAGCAGCTGCTCGTAGACCGGGTGGGGCACCGGCGCGCCGTCGATCGCCCGAAAGCCGAACGAGCCGAAGAATCGCGTCTCGAACGTGAGCACGAAGATCCGGGCCACGCCCAGCTCCCGGGCCGCGTCGATCAGCTCGCCGACGATCCGGTGGCCGAGCCTGCGGCCCCGACAGGCCGGGTCCACCGCGACGGTGCGGATCTCGGCCAGGTCCTCCCACATCACGTGCAGCGCGCCGCAGCCGACCACGGTGCCGTCGGGCACCACCGCGACCCGGAACTCCTGCACGTCCTCGTAGAGGGTGACGGTGGCCTTGCTGAGCAGCCGCCGGTCATCGGTGTAGGTGTCGACCAGCCGCCGGATCCCGCGTACGTCACCCGTCCGGGCCCGGCGGACGACGATCTCGGCCCCGCTCACTCTTCCGCCGGGACGTCCACGCACGGACCGGCGGTCCACCACTTCTCCACCAGGGCGAGGGTCTCGTCCCCGAACGGGTTGACCCCCGGCCCGGCGCCGAGCGCGTGCCCCAGGTGCACGTGCAGGCACTTCACCCGGCCGGGCATGCCGCCGGCCGAGATGCCGGTGATCTCCGGCACCTCGCCGATCGCCTCCCGGCGGGTCAGGTAGTCCTCGTGCGCCGCCCGGTAGCGGGCGGCCAGCTCCGGGTCGGTGGCCAGCCGGTCGGCCATCTCCTTCATCAGCCCGGCCGACTCCAGCCGGCTGCACGCCGCCGTCGCCCGGGGGCAGGTCAGGTAGAACAGCGTCGGGAAGGGCGTGCCGTCGGCCAGCCGGGGCGTCGTCTCCACCACGTCGGGCAGGCCGCAGGGGCAGCGGTGGGCCACCGCGCGGGTGCCCCGGGGCGGGCGTCCGAGCTGCGCGGCCACCGCGGCCAGGTCGGCCTCGGTGGCCGGTTGCCGCTCCGGCGGGGGTACGGAACCCGCCGCCGGGTCCTGCGGTGGTACGACGGTCACGGTGCCCATCTCTCGTTCGGCGCTCGGGTGGCGCTCACTTGTCGGGGCGCTCGGCGTTGGCCGCCTGCACGCTCGACCACAGCGTGTCGTACCAGGGATCCGGCGCCTTCGGCGGCCCCGGCTTCGCGCCCTTGCCGGCGTCCTTGGCGGCGCCCTCCGGGTCGGAGAGCACCACCAGCAGCGTCTCCCCCGGCTTGCCCATGAAGAACCGCTCCCGGGCCTGCGTCTCGATGTACGCCGGGTCCTGCCACTTGGCCGCCTCGGCGGAGAGGTCCTCGATCAGCCGGCGCTGATCGGCCTGGGACGCCTCCATCCGCTCGATGTCGGCCTGCTGGTCCAGGTACACCCGGACCGGATAGGTGTACGCCAGGGCGAGCGCGATCAACACCGCGAAGAGCACGGTGGCCCGCCCGGTGAAGCGCCGGGGGTGGGGTGCGGAGAGCCGCTTGACGCTGCCGCCGGCGGCCGTCCGCCGGGCGGCGGCGGGCCGGCTCGCGGAGCGTACGCCGTCCGCGCCGCGGGCCGTGCCGGGCGACCGGCCGGCGGCGCCGCGCGGCTCGGCGCGGACGCCACCCTCGCGGACCGACGACCGGGCCCGGGGCGCGCCCGTCCGGCCGGCCTGACCCGGCCGACGGGCGGGCCGCTGACCACCCGGTGTGCGGCGCTGCTGCATCGTCACACCCCTCCCCCGGAGCTACGCGCTCAGGCCGAACGGTAACGCGGGAAAGCACCCGCACCGGCGTACCGCGCCGCGTCGGCCAGCTCCTCCTCGATGCGCAGGAGCTGGTTGTACTTGGCGACCCGGTCGGAGCGGGCCGGCGCGCCGGTCTTGATCTGGCCGCAGCCGGTGGCCACCGCCAGGTCGGCGATGGTGGTGTCCTCGGTCTCGCCGGACCGGTGGCTCATCATGCACTTGAAGCCGGCCCGGTGGGCCAGGTCCACCGCGTCCAGGGTCTCGGTCAGCGAACCGATCTGGTTGACCTTCACCAGCACCGCGTTGGCGGCCTTCTCGGTGATGCCGCGGGCGATCCGCTGCGGGTTGGTGACGAAGAGGTCGTCGCCGACGATCTGGATCCGGTCGCCGACCGCCGCGGTCAGGGTGGCCCAGCCGCTCCAGTCGTCCTCGGACAGCGGGTCCTCGATGGAGACGATCGGGTAGTCGCCGATGAGCTTGGTGTAGTAGTTGCTCATCTCCTCGGCGGTCTTCGCGCTGCCCTCGAAGGTGTACGTGCCGTTGTCGAAGAACTCGGTGGCGGCCACGTCCAGGGCGAAGACGATGTCGGTGCCGAGCCGGTAGCCGGCCTTCTCCACCGCCTCGGCGATCAGGTCCAGCGCGGCGGCGTTGGTGGGCAGGTTCGGGGCGAAGCCGCCCTCGTCGCCGAGGCCGGTCGACAGGTCCTTCTTCTTCAGCACCGACTTCAGCGCGTGGTAGACCTCGGCGCCGGAGCGCAGCGCGTCGCGGAAGGTGGGCGCGCCGATCGGCGCGATCATGAACTCCTGGACGTCGACGTTCGAGTCGGCGTGCGCGCCGCCGTTGAGGATGTTCATCATCGGCACCGGCAGCAGGTGCGCGTTCGGGCCGCCCAGGTAGCGGAACAGGCTCAGCTCGGCGCTGCCCGCGGCGGCCTTCGCGATCGCCAGCGAGACGCCGAGGATGGCGTTGGCGCCCAGCTCGGCCTTGTTGTCCGTGCCGTCGAGGTCGAGCATCTTCTGGTCGATC
The window above is part of the Micromonospora inositola genome. Proteins encoded here:
- a CDS encoding amino-acid N-acetyltransferase, translated to MSGAEIVVRRARTGDVRGIRRLVDTYTDDRRLLSKATVTLYEDVQEFRVAVVPDGTVVGCGALHVMWEDLAEIRTVAVDPACRGRRLGHRIVGELIDAARELGVARIFVLTFETRFFGSFGFRAIDGAPVPHPVYEQLLRSYDEGVAEFLDLERVKPNTLGNTRMLLRL
- the eno gene encoding phosphopyruvate hydratase → MATIEGIVAREILDSRGNPTVEVEVGLDDGTIARAAVPSGASTGAFEAIELRDGDADRYQGKGVEKAVSNIEDKIVDQLIGYEASEQRLIDQKMLDLDGTDNKAELGANAILGVSLAIAKAAAGSAELSLFRYLGGPNAHLLPVPMMNILNGGAHADSNVDVQEFMIAPIGAPTFRDALRSGAEVYHALKSVLKKKDLSTGLGDEGGFAPNLPTNAAALDLIAEAVEKAGYRLGTDIVFALDVAATEFFDNGTYTFEGSAKTAEEMSNYYTKLIGDYPIVSIEDPLSEDDWSGWATLTAAVGDRIQIVGDDLFVTNPQRIARGITEKAANAVLVKVNQIGSLTETLDAVDLAHRAGFKCMMSHRSGETEDTTIADLAVATGCGQIKTGAPARSDRVAKYNQLLRIEEELADAARYAGAGAFPRYRSA
- a CDS encoding FtsB family cell division protein; translated protein: MQQRRTPGGQRPARRPGQAGRTGAPRARSSVREGGVRAEPRGAAGRSPGTARGADGVRSASRPAAARRTAAGGSVKRLSAPHPRRFTGRATVLFAVLIALALAYTYPVRVYLDQQADIERMEASQADQRRLIEDLSAEAAKWQDPAYIETQARERFFMGKPGETLLVVLSDPEGAAKDAGKGAKPGPPKAPDPWYDTLWSSVQAANAERPDK
- a CDS encoding DUF501 domain-containing protein — translated: MTVVPPQDPAAGSVPPPERQPATEADLAAVAAQLGRPPRGTRAVAHRCPCGLPDVVETTPRLADGTPFPTLFYLTCPRATAACSRLESAGLMKEMADRLATDPELAARYRAAHEDYLTRREAIGEVPEITGISAGGMPGRVKCLHVHLGHALGAGPGVNPFGDETLALVEKWWTAGPCVDVPAEE
- a CDS encoding alpha/beta hydrolase family esterase, which codes for MRRTMAVLTGLCLLILGAACGDERGHTRATPSPPPSVVTERPAAGDHRLALRHDGTDRAYLLHAPPGYDPATPLPLVIVLHFYPGDGEAMRQMVGLDAKADREQALVAYPDGRYGGFNALICCGSSDDVGFLKALTAHLVETWRADPDRVYLTGISNGGDMSFRAAVEAEGLFAAIGVVSGGYSGPRTAAENYVPKHPVSVITFIGGQDVYAAIFTEGVRTWQRRLGCRPAPGQRPMSSTRISRTDARCPDGSDVTVYTIPEMGHSWPGAASGQLAAPRAGVVATDLIWAFFAAHPRRA